One segment of Trichlorobacter ammonificans DNA contains the following:
- the nikR gene encoding nickel-responsive transcriptional regulator NikR, giving the protein MGDTTRFGISIDSDLLESFDRLLIRKGYQNRSEAIRDLIRAAIVEEKQESGDEEMVGTVTLVYNHHVRDLSDKLTEHQHQHHHQVVSALHVHLDAHNCLEVLILRGTSAAITRIADELIGVKGVKHGRLFMTTANAEHHH; this is encoded by the coding sequence ATGGGTGACACCACTCGATTCGGCATCTCGATCGACAGCGACCTGCTGGAGAGTTTCGACCGCCTGCTGATCCGCAAGGGGTATCAGAACCGTTCCGAGGCGATCCGCGACCTGATCCGCGCCGCCATTGTGGAGGAAAAGCAGGAGAGCGGGGACGAGGAGATGGTGGGCACCGTCACCCTGGTTTACAACCATCACGTCCGCGACCTGTCCGACAAGCTGACCGAGCACCAGCATCAGCACCACCATCAGGTGGTGTCCGCCCTGCACGTTCACCTGGATGCCCACAACTGCCTGGAAGTTCTGATTCTGCGCGGCACCTCCGCAGCGATCACCCGTATCGCCGACGAACTGATCGGCGTCAAGGGGGTCAAGCATGGCAGGCTGTTCATGACCACGGCCAACGCCGAACATCACCACTGA
- the thiC gene encoding phosphomethylpyrimidine synthase ThiC, which yields MTQLEYARKGIITEKMKTAAAAEGVDAEFIRAGIAKGTVIICHNDKTHQHGVPLPVGAGLRTKVNANIGTSADDTDITKELEKARVAVKYGADAIMDLSTGGPVDEIRRAIVAETTACIGSVPLYQAATDTVRIHKKAMVEMTVDDIFKGIIKHADDGVDFITVHCGVTRSTVERMKNEGRIMDVVSRGGAFTIEWMLHNNRENPLFENFDRLLEIVKEYDITLSLGDGFRPGCLADATDRAQIHELIILGELTQRAWDAGVQVMIEGPGHVPLNQIQTNIQLQKRLCHGAPFYVLGPLVTDIAPGYDHITCAIGGAIAGAAGADFLCYVTPSEHLALPEIEDVRVGVVASRIAAHAADVAKGVPGAMDKDIAMARARKKLDWDGQFAQALDPDRAREYRANSPVSDHGACTMCGAFCAYKVMDEALKK from the coding sequence ATGACCCAACTGGAATACGCCCGCAAGGGGATCATCACCGAAAAAATGAAGACCGCAGCGGCTGCCGAAGGGGTTGACGCCGAGTTCATCCGGGCCGGTATCGCCAAGGGAACCGTCATCATCTGCCACAACGACAAGACTCACCAGCACGGCGTACCGCTGCCGGTGGGGGCCGGCCTGCGCACCAAGGTCAACGCCAACATCGGCACCTCCGCCGACGACACCGACATCACCAAGGAGCTGGAAAAGGCACGGGTGGCGGTGAAATACGGGGCCGACGCCATCATGGATCTTTCCACCGGCGGCCCGGTGGACGAGATCCGGCGGGCCATCGTGGCCGAAACCACGGCCTGCATCGGTTCGGTGCCGCTCTACCAGGCAGCCACCGACACGGTGCGGATTCACAAGAAGGCCATGGTGGAGATGACCGTTGACGACATCTTCAAGGGGATCATCAAGCATGCCGACGACGGGGTGGACTTCATCACCGTCCATTGCGGCGTCACCCGTTCCACGGTGGAGCGGATGAAGAACGAAGGGCGGATCATGGATGTGGTCTCCCGCGGCGGCGCCTTCACCATCGAGTGGATGCTGCACAACAACCGGGAAAATCCGCTGTTCGAGAACTTCGACCGCCTGCTGGAGATCGTGAAGGAGTACGACATCACCCTCTCCCTGGGGGATGGCTTCCGTCCCGGCTGCCTGGCCGACGCCACCGACCGGGCCCAGATTCATGAGCTGATCATCCTGGGGGAGTTGACCCAGCGGGCCTGGGATGCCGGGGTGCAGGTGATGATCGAAGGGCCGGGCCATGTGCCGCTGAACCAGATCCAGACCAATATCCAGCTGCAGAAGCGGCTCTGCCACGGTGCGCCGTTCTATGTACTGGGGCCGCTGGTCACCGACATCGCGCCGGGGTACGACCATATCACCTGCGCCATCGGCGGCGCCATTGCCGGAGCTGCCGGCGCCGACTTCCTCTGCTACGTCACTCCCTCCGAGCACCTGGCTTTGCCGGAGATCGAGGATGTGCGCGTCGGCGTGGTGGCGTCCCGCATCGCCGCCCATGCCGCCGACGTGGCCAAGGGGGTACCGGGGGCCATGGACAAGGATATCGCCATGGCCCGGGCACGGAAAAAGCTGGACTGGGACGGGCAGTTCGCCCAGGCCCTGGACCCGGACCGGGCGCGGGAGTACCGGGCCAATTCGCCGGTGTCCGACCACGGTGCCTGCACCATGTGCGGGGCGTTTTGCGCGTATAAGGTGATGGATGAAGCGCTGAAGAAGTAG
- the alr gene encoding alanine racemase produces MVGFRNHYGLLRSQLVFDSRPTFAEISLAALRENYATIRASVPARAAILAVVKADAYGHGFLEICRELERQGVDAFGVAFLAEAIQLRKSGIDKPILLLGGIYPGQEKKCVGFNISTTVFSLEQARALDTAAGRLYRKALVHLKVDTGMGRLGISYDQVPALLDSLKLLPNLYLEGVVSHFASADELDESGQYFTRLQAERFEWVVQQIRRAKFSPRYLHIANSAGALLKDYPFCNLVRPGIALYGALPSDDFRGRLSLRPVMRLKSKIAMLKWVEPGTSISYGRRFTAPRRTLVASVPVGYADGYPRALTNKGEALVRGERATVTGTVCMDWIMLDVTDIPGVSVGDEVVLMGEDRQGNSILAEELASRAGTIPYEILCGISKRVPRVYVP; encoded by the coding sequence ATGGTAGGTTTCCGTAACCACTACGGACTGCTCAGGAGTCAGCTCGTGTTTGACAGCCGCCCCACCTTTGCCGAGATCAGTCTTGCCGCCCTGCGGGAAAACTACGCCACCATCCGGGCATCGGTTCCCGCCCGCGCCGCCATCCTGGCCGTTGTCAAGGCCGACGCCTACGGACACGGCTTTCTGGAAATCTGCCGGGAGCTGGAACGCCAAGGTGTGGATGCCTTTGGTGTCGCCTTCCTGGCCGAGGCGATCCAGCTGCGCAAGAGCGGCATTGATAAACCGATCCTGCTGCTGGGGGGTATTTACCCCGGCCAGGAAAAGAAGTGCGTCGGCTTCAACATCTCCACCACGGTCTTCTCTCTGGAACAGGCCCGGGCCCTGGACACCGCCGCAGGCCGACTCTACCGCAAGGCGCTGGTGCACCTGAAGGTGGACACCGGCATGGGACGGCTGGGTATTTCCTACGACCAGGTGCCGGCCTTGCTGGACTCGCTGAAACTGCTGCCCAACCTCTATCTCGAGGGGGTGGTGTCGCACTTCGCCTCTGCCGACGAACTGGACGAATCGGGCCAGTACTTTACCCGCCTCCAGGCGGAACGGTTCGAATGGGTGGTGCAGCAGATCCGGCGGGCGAAATTTTCTCCCCGCTACCTGCACATCGCCAACAGTGCCGGTGCTCTGCTCAAGGATTATCCCTTCTGCAACCTGGTGCGACCCGGCATCGCCCTCTACGGCGCCCTGCCTTCCGACGACTTCCGGGGGCGCCTTTCCCTGCGGCCGGTGATGCGCCTGAAAAGCAAAATCGCCATGCTGAAATGGGTGGAGCCGGGCACCAGCATCAGCTACGGTCGCCGTTTCACCGCCCCTCGCCGGACGCTGGTCGCCAGCGTGCCGGTGGGCTATGCCGACGGTTATCCGCGGGCACTGACCAACAAGGGTGAGGCACTGGTACGGGGGGAGCGGGCAACGGTCACCGGCACGGTCTGCATGGACTGGATCATGCTGGATGTGACCGACATCCCCGGTGTCAGCGTCGGCGACGAAGTGGTACTGATGGGGGAGGACCGCCAGGGGAACAGCATCCTGGCGGAGGAGCTGGCCAGCCGTGCCGGCACCATCCCGTACGAAATCCTGTGCGGCATCAGCAAGCGGGTTCCCCGGGTCTACGTGCCCTGA
- the thiD gene encoding bifunctional hydroxymethylpyrimidine kinase/phosphomethylpyrimidine kinase: MMSTSHLRLVVNTERQPGGTAIAGVYLVTDRHPNLLPRVEQALAGGVSVLQYRPKEKPREETLAEGRALKELCAARKVLFIVNDDAALAQELDADGVHLGQEDGSPVAARQLLGPGKLVGVSTHTVEEALRAEADGADYLGFGAMYPTGSKEVTRMPGTSGLAAVRERVRLPIVAIGGITPANACRVIDAGANAVAVISAVLSAPRPDYAVAELRLLFNRIAPLPRGGVLTVAGSDSGGGAGIQADLKTITLLGSYGASVLTALTAQNTRGVSAVHGLPPSFVREQLAAVLSDLPIDVIKTGMLHTPAIIELLAEYLAEQSRLFPLVVDPVMVAKGGAHLLEPDAVQSFVRELVPRSYLLTPNLPEAERLLSRRIQTEGEMEQAARDLHALGAANVLVKGGHLAAGAAVDILFDGTSVHRFSAERIFTSATHGTGCTFASAIATFLARGEPLVEAVHRAKTFISQAIRLARPLGKGHGPVNHYLAAKESDQ, encoded by the coding sequence CTGATGTCAACGTCGCACCTGAGATTGGTGGTCAACACGGAACGACAGCCCGGCGGTACGGCCATCGCCGGGGTCTACCTGGTTACGGACCGGCACCCGAACCTGTTGCCCCGGGTGGAGCAGGCTCTTGCCGGTGGTGTTTCCGTGCTGCAGTACCGTCCCAAGGAGAAGCCACGGGAGGAGACGTTAGCGGAGGGGCGGGCGCTGAAAGAACTGTGCGCTGCCCGGAAGGTTCTCTTTATCGTCAACGATGATGCCGCTCTGGCACAGGAGCTTGATGCCGACGGTGTCCACCTGGGGCAGGAGGACGGCAGTCCGGTGGCCGCCCGGCAGCTCCTTGGGCCGGGCAAGCTGGTGGGAGTTTCCACCCACACCGTTGAGGAGGCACTGCGTGCCGAGGCCGACGGTGCCGACTATCTGGGGTTCGGTGCCATGTATCCCACCGGCAGCAAGGAGGTCACCCGGATGCCGGGCACCAGCGGTCTGGCCGCCGTGCGGGAGCGGGTACGACTGCCGATCGTGGCCATCGGCGGCATCACTCCGGCCAATGCCTGCCGGGTGATCGACGCCGGTGCCAACGCGGTGGCGGTAATCTCGGCGGTACTTTCCGCACCACGGCCCGACTATGCGGTGGCTGAGCTGCGCCTGTTGTTCAACAGGATTGCCCCCCTTCCCCGCGGCGGCGTGCTGACCGTGGCCGGCAGCGACTCCGGCGGTGGTGCCGGCATCCAGGCCGACCTCAAGACCATTACCCTGCTGGGCAGTTACGGCGCCAGCGTGCTGACCGCGCTCACCGCCCAGAATACGCGCGGCGTCAGTGCGGTACACGGCCTGCCTCCCAGCTTTGTCCGTGAGCAACTGGCGGCGGTGCTGTCCGACCTGCCCATTGATGTGATCAAAACCGGCATGCTGCACACGCCGGCCATCATTGAGCTGCTGGCCGAGTATCTCGCCGAACAGTCCCGGCTCTTTCCGCTGGTGGTGGACCCGGTGATGGTAGCAAAGGGCGGAGCGCATCTGTTGGAGCCGGATGCGGTACAGAGTTTCGTCCGGGAGCTGGTTCCCCGCTCCTACCTTTTGACCCCCAACCTGCCGGAAGCGGAACGGCTGCTTTCCCGGCGCATCCAGACCGAAGGGGAGATGGAGCAGGCCGCCCGCGACCTTCACGCCCTGGGGGCCGCCAACGTGCTGGTCAAGGGGGGACACTTGGCCGCCGGCGCGGCGGTGGATATTCTTTTCGACGGTACCAGCGTGCACCGTTTCAGTGCCGAACGGATTTTTACCAGCGCCACCCACGGCACCGGCTGCACCTTCGCATCGGCCATCGCCACCTTTCTGGCCCGCGGCGAACCCCTCGTCGAAGCGGTCCACCGGGCGAAGACATTCATCAGCCAGGCCATCCGCCTGGCCCGTCCCCTGGGCAAGGGACACGGGCCGGTAAATCACTATCTTGCAGCAAAGGAATCAGACCAATGA
- a CDS encoding disulfide isomerase DsbC N-terminal domain-containing protein: MPGSLPDRFRLFLPALLVVATAALASPPPAGAQRVPAGHDCTTCHTLSSQEAAALIKPLNLTVKTVRHSPVAGLFEVVAERDGREGIIYVDYAKKLLMQGVIVDAGQLRPTVPPETSTTP; this comes from the coding sequence ATGCCCGGAAGTCTCCCTGACCGATTCCGCCTCTTCCTGCCGGCCCTGCTGGTCGTGGCAACAGCCGCCCTTGCGTCCCCTCCCCCCGCCGGAGCCCAGCGGGTCCCGGCGGGCCACGACTGTACGACCTGCCACACACTGAGCAGCCAAGAGGCTGCCGCACTGATCAAACCGTTGAACCTGACCGTGAAGACGGTGCGGCACTCACCGGTTGCCGGCCTGTTCGAGGTTGTGGCTGAACGTGACGGCAGGGAGGGGATCATCTACGTCGACTACGCAAAAAAACTGCTGATGCAGGGAGTAATCGTCGACGCAGGACAGCTGCGTCCGACGGTTCCGCCGGAAACGAGCACCACCCCATGA